A single window of Synechococcus sp. CBW1004 DNA harbors:
- the rpe gene encoding ribulose-phosphate 3-epimerase: MSNKPLVVSPSILSADFSRLGDDVRAVDQAGADWIHVDVMDGRFVPNITIGPLIVEALRPVTTKPLDVHLMIVEPEKYVPEFARAGADIISVQVEACPHLHRNLAQIKELGKQAGAVLNPSTPIDTLEYCLELCDLVLIMSVNPGFGGQSFIENQVQKIRDLRRLCDEKGLDPWIEVDGGIKPANAWQVIEAGANAIVSGSGVFGASDYAEAIQGIRTSRRPQPALV; encoded by the coding sequence ATGAGCAACAAACCCCTGGTGGTATCCCCCTCCATCCTGTCCGCTGATTTCTCGCGGCTCGGCGACGACGTGCGCGCCGTCGATCAGGCCGGCGCCGACTGGATCCACGTCGATGTCATGGATGGCCGCTTCGTGCCCAACATCACCATCGGTCCGCTGATCGTCGAGGCCCTGCGCCCCGTGACGACCAAGCCTCTCGACGTCCACCTGATGATCGTCGAGCCTGAGAAATATGTGCCCGAGTTCGCCAGGGCCGGCGCCGACATCATCTCGGTGCAGGTCGAGGCCTGCCCGCACCTCCACCGCAACCTCGCCCAGATCAAGGAGCTGGGCAAGCAGGCCGGTGCCGTCCTCAACCCCAGCACCCCGATCGATACGCTTGAGTATTGCCTCGAGCTCTGCGATCTGGTGCTGATCATGAGTGTGAACCCCGGCTTCGGCGGCCAGAGCTTCATCGAGAATCAGGTGCAGAAGATCCGCGATCTGCGTCGCCTCTGCGATGAGAAGGGCCTGGATCCCTGGATCGAGGTTGACGGCGGCATCAAGCCTGCCAACGCCTGGCAGGTGATCGAAGCCGGCGCCAATGCGATCGTCAGCGGTTCCGGTGTCTTCGGTGCCTCGGATTATGCCGAGGCGATCCAGGGCATCCGCACCAGCCGCCGCCCTCA
- the glpX gene encoding class II fructose-bisphosphatase — translation MDRSLIQEILEVVEQAAIASARLTGMGLKNEADAAAVEAMRKRMGTIPMQGRIVIGEGERDEAPMLYIGEEVGSGVGPGVDFAVDPCEGTNLCANSQRGSMAVLAASDRGGLFNAPDFYMKKLAAPPAAKGKVDIRKSATENIEILSQCLGVPKDELVIVVMDRARHKDLIKEIRATGARVQPISDGDVQAAIACGFAGTGTHCLMGIGAAPEGVISAAALRALGGHFQGQLVYDPAVAQTSEWADLTKEGNLARLAEMGISDPDKVYEAHELASGENVIFAGSGITDGLLFDGVKFEKDCTRTSSLVISTLDNTARFTTTVHIKDGAQSIALH, via the coding sequence GTGGATCGCTCCCTCATCCAGGAAATTCTCGAGGTCGTCGAACAGGCCGCCATCGCCTCCGCCCGGCTGACCGGCATGGGGCTCAAGAACGAAGCTGACGCCGCGGCTGTGGAGGCCATGCGCAAGCGCATGGGCACCATTCCCATGCAGGGTCGCATCGTGATCGGCGAGGGCGAGCGCGATGAGGCTCCGATGCTCTACATAGGAGAAGAGGTGGGCAGCGGTGTCGGCCCGGGCGTGGACTTCGCCGTGGATCCCTGCGAGGGCACCAACCTTTGCGCGAACAGCCAGCGCGGCTCCATGGCGGTGCTCGCTGCTTCCGATCGGGGCGGTCTGTTCAACGCGCCCGACTTCTACATGAAGAAACTGGCCGCTCCCCCGGCCGCCAAGGGCAAGGTGGACATCCGCAAGTCGGCCACCGAGAACATCGAGATCCTCAGCCAGTGCCTGGGCGTGCCCAAGGATGAGCTCGTGATCGTCGTCATGGACCGTGCTCGCCACAAGGATCTGATCAAGGAGATCCGCGCCACCGGTGCCCGCGTCCAGCCGATCTCCGACGGTGACGTGCAGGCCGCCATCGCCTGCGGTTTCGCCGGCACCGGCACCCATTGCCTGATGGGGATCGGCGCCGCCCCCGAAGGCGTCATCTCCGCCGCAGCCCTGCGCGCCCTCGGCGGTCACTTCCAGGGTCAGCTGGTCTATGACCCCGCCGTGGCCCAGACCTCCGAGTGGGCGGACCTGACCAAGGAGGGCAACCTGGCCCGCCTGGCCGAAATGGGCATCAGCGATCCCGACAAGGTGTACGAGGCCCACGAGCTGGCCTCCGGCGAGAACGTGATCTTCGCGGGCAGCGGCATCACCGATGGCCTGCTGTTCGACGGCGTCAAGTTCGAGAAGGACTGCACCCGCACCAGTTCCCTGGTGATCAGCACCCTGGACAACACGGCCCGGTTCACCACCACCGTGCACATCAAGGATGGCGCCCAGTCGATCGCGCTGCACTGA